The Gemmatimonadota bacterium DH-78 region GTCACCTCGAGTTCGGCGATCCCGGGGCCGAGCTGCGGCACCTCGCGGCGCATCGCCTCGGCGATCGGACCGAGATCGCGAGAGGCGCGCACCGTGAGGGTGGCCCCGTACTGGGGCCGCTGCATCAGATCGAGAATCATGGTGCCGTGTTCGGGTGCGTCGAGGCTCTGCTGGCGCACGTCGGCCACCACGCCGATCACCTCGTGCCAGCGCGGCCCCTCGGCCTCGGTCACCACCCAGCCGATGCGGCGCCCCACCGGCGATGCGTCGCCCCAGAGGTCGCGGGCGAGCGCGGCGGTCACGAGCGCGACCGGGGGGCCGTCCACATCCCGGTCTTCGAAGAGCCGCCCCTCGAGCAGCGGGATCTCGAGCGCGCGGAAGTACCCCGACGTCGCGAGCTGGAGATCGGCCGAGGGGCCCTGCTCCGCGGCGACGGCCGGCTCTCCGTCGATCGCCACGTCGTAGTTGATGCGGCTGTCGTCGAGCGGACGCAGCAGGGTCCACCCCACCTCTTCCACTCCCGGCTCCGCCCGCAGTCGATCCGCGGCGTCCCGCAGAAGGGCCCGGCGGGCCTCCGCGCTCTCCCACGCCGCAGGTGCCATCTCCACACGCGCGGTGATCACACCGTCGATTCTGTAGCCGGGATCCACCTGCACCAGCGAGAGAAAGCTGCGACCCAGCAGCGTCGCGCCCGCGAGAAGCACGGTGGCCAGCGCCACCTGCGCCCCCACGGTGGCGAAGCGACCGGCTCGGGCGCCTCGCTCTCCCACACCGCCCCGCCCCCCGAGCATCAGTCGGGCTGCCGGAGCCGCTCGCACGCTCCGGAGCGCCGGCCAGGCGGTGGTGGCGAGCCCGACCAGCAGGGCGGCGACCGCGCTCACCGCAAGAACCCGCCCGTCGACGGATACCTGCTGGAGCGGGACGAGGTCGGCCGGACCCACCGTCCGCAGCGCCCGCACCAGTCCTGCCGCGAGGACGGCGCCGAGCGCCGCCGCGCCGACTGTGAGCAGAAGTCCCTCGATCACCATCTCACCCACGATCGCCCGCCGGCCCGCCCCGAGGGCCGCCCGCAGCGACAGCTCTCCGGCTCGACTTCGGCCCCGGGCGAGCAGGAGTCCCCCCACGCTCAGACAGGCCATCGCGAGAAGGAGACCGGTGGCACCCATGAGCAGCCAGAGCGAGCCTCGGAGATCGGCCACGAGGTATCGCTGGAGAGGCAGCACCGCCACGCCGTGGTCGAGCAACGCGCGGGGATGCTCGGACCGGAGTCCCTCCCACACCCCCTCGACCTCGGCCCGGGCCGCAGCGGGGTCGACGTCGGCGCGCAGGCGGGCGACGGCACCCAGCCAGATCAGGTCGCGCTCCCGGAAGATTCCCTCGTCGGCCATCGGCAGCATCAGTCGGGCGTCGGGCGCCAGCGGGAAGGCCACGCCGGCCGCGAGCACCCCGACCACCTCCGTGGGCACCCCGTCGAGATCGATGGTGCGACCCACCACCGCCGGATCGGCCCCGAACGCCTCGGTCCAGAAGCCGTGGGTGATCACCGCGGTGGCGGGCGCTCCCGGGCGCAGGTCGTCGGGCCGGAAGTCGCGCCCCAGCAGCGGCGCGCGCCCCAGCACGCGGGTCAACTGATCGGTCACCCGAACGGCTTCGGTCGTGCGAATCCGCCCGTCGGAGCCGGTTACCGACGCGCTGCCGCCGCTGTACAGCACCATGGCGTCGAACGCCTCCACCCCCGACCGCAGATCCATCGCATTGGGCGCGGAGAGGTTGGTGGTCTCGCCCTCCTGGGTCATCCAGATCGCCACGAGTTCGTGGGGCTCGGGCAGGTCGAGCGGGCGCAGCAACACCCCGTCCACCACCGAGAACACCGCCGTGGCCGCCCCGAGCCCGAGCCCGAGCGTGCCCACCACCGCTACCGCGAAACGGGGCCGCCGCGCCACGCCGCGCGCCGCGCGTACCGTCGTCGTCCACATCGCCATGCCTCCCCCCCGCCCCGCACCGGGGCCCCGTGGAATCATCCGATCCCGCCACACCGCCACGATCGAGCCGAGGGCGCGGCGCCGGTCGCGCCGCCCCGCTTCCCGCTCGTCGAACCCCGCCTCGAGATCGGCCCGAAGCCGCTCGTCGAGGTCGCCCTCCACCACGTCGCGCGCCTCGCCGCCGACGCAGATCCTCACCAGCCGACGCGCCCAACTCATCCCTCCCCCACCCTCCGCAGCCGCTCCACCTGCCCCTCCGCCATGGCGGAGATGTGGTTCCACGACTCTTCGAGTGACCGCGCTGCATCCGGTTCGAGCCTGTAGAACTTGCGCGGCCGGCCGGCCCGACCGGCTCCCCCCGACTCCGTCGACGACACCACGAGCCCCCGGTCTTCGAGGCGACCGAGCGCGGTGTAGATCGCCCCGGGCGATACGTCTCGGCCCGTGCGGGCCTCGATCTCCTGCGCGATGCGCACCCCGTACGCGTCGGCACCGAGGCGCAGCACCGCCCAGAGGATCAGCTGCTCGAACTCGCCGAGAACGCCCATGACACCCCTTTAGCTACAGTGTAGTATTACGTATAGCCACAGTGTAGGGTTTACGCCATGCCTACGAGATCGGTAGTGTCTCGGGTTCACCTCTTCGCGATCCCGACCTCTGGGAAGGCTGGCCCTCCGATGCCGCACCTCCGTCGCCTCTCCGCCCTCGCCCTGCTCGCCGCCACCCTCGGCGGATGCTCCGTCTTCGGCTCCGACCCGGCTCCCCCGCCCTCGCCCCCGGCGGCGGCCGGCGGCGGATCGGCCGACGAGGGCATGGAAGCGTACACCGAGGTGGTGACCGCCGACGCCGTGTCGGATACGGGCATGGTGGTGGTGCACCGGGTGGACGATCAGTGGCTGTTCGAGGTGCCCGAGGCGCTGCTCGGACGCGACCTGCTCTTCATCACCCGCATCGCGGGCGTGCCGCAGGGCATGGGGGGCTTTCTCCCGGCCGGGGTGAGCCTCGAAGAGCAGGTGATGCGGTTCGAGCGGCGCGGCGATCAGCTCCTGCTCCGGAAGCAGTCGTTTCAGCAGGTGGCCGCCGATTCACTGCCGATCGCCCTCTCGGTGGTGCAGAATCACCTCCCGCCGGTGATCGCCGCCTTCGACATCGAGGCCGAGGGGCCCGACGCGGAGTCCCCCTCGCTCGTGATCGACGTCACCGACTTCTTCGAGGGTGACACCCCGGCCATCAGCGGCATGCGGGCGGCCATGCGGCGGCAGTACCAGGTGCGCAGGCTCGATCCCGCGCGGAGTTTCGTGAGCCGGATCAGCAGCTATCCGGAGAACGTCGAGGTGCGACACACGCAGACCTTCGACGCGGGGAGCGCGCCGGCCGACGAAGACACCAACACGATCACCCTCGAGATGAGCCAGTCGATCGTGCTGCTGCCGGCCGAG contains the following coding sequences:
- a CDS encoding ABC transporter permease, which encodes MSWARRLVRICVGGEARDVVEGDLDERLRADLEAGFDEREAGRRDRRRALGSIVAVWRDRMIPRGPGAGRGGGMAMWTTTVRAARGVARRPRFAVAVVGTLGLGLGAATAVFSVVDGVLLRPLDLPEPHELVAIWMTQEGETTNLSAPNAMDLRSGVEAFDAMVLYSGGSASVTGSDGRIRTTEAVRVTDQLTRVLGRAPLLGRDFRPDDLRPGAPATAVITHGFWTEAFGADPAVVGRTIDLDGVPTEVVGVLAAGVAFPLAPDARLMLPMADEGIFRERDLIWLGAVARLRADVDPAAARAEVEGVWEGLRSEHPRALLDHGVAVLPLQRYLVADLRGSLWLLMGATGLLLAMACLSVGGLLLARGRSRAGELSLRAALGAGRRAIVGEMVIEGLLLTVGAAALGAVLAAGLVRALRTVGPADLVPLQQVSVDGRVLAVSAVAALLVGLATTAWPALRSVRAAPAARLMLGGRGGVGERGARAGRFATVGAQVALATVLLAGATLLGRSFLSLVQVDPGYRIDGVITARVEMAPAAWESAEARRALLRDAADRLRAEPGVEEVGWTLLRPLDDSRINYDVAIDGEPAVAAEQGPSADLQLATSGYFRALEIPLLEGRLFEDRDVDGPPVALVTAALARDLWGDASPVGRRIGWVVTEAEGPRWHEVIGVVADVRQQSLDAPEHGTMILDLMQRPQYGATLTVRASRDLGPIAEAMRREVPQLGPGIAELEVTTLRDARSADVAPQRFLALLLASFSVVAVILAAVGTCATLAWTMSRRRREVGVRLALGADPSRVRREVIREGMQPVVAGLLVGAAGALMAAGTVRGLLFEVPARDPWSLTLTLVTLAGVGLLACLIPAVRASRADPAWSLRE
- a CDS encoding helix-turn-helix transcriptional regulator, translated to MGVLGEFEQLILWAVLRLGADAYGVRIAQEIEARTGRDVSPGAIYTALGRLEDRGLVVSSTESGGAGRAGRPRKFYRLEPDAARSLEESWNHISAMAEGQVERLRRVGEG